The Streptococcus mitis region TTCTTGAAGTTTACTGTGTTTCCTTGACCATCTGTCAAACGACCATCATCTAGAACTTGGAGGAGAAGGGTAATGACTTGAGGATCAGCCTTTTCAATTTCATCCAAGAGAATGATAGAGTATGGATTGCGACGAACACGTTCTGTTAAGGTATTGCTATTGTCATCATAACCCACATATCCTGCTGTTGTACCAATTAGCTTAGAAACGGCTGTTCGATCACTGTATTCAGACATATCCAAACGGATGATTGCGTCCTTAGTTCCAAACATATCTAGCGCCAATTGTTTAGCAAGTTCAGTCTTACCAACTCCAGTTGGACCTACAAAGAGGAAGCTACCAATTGGGCGATTACCTTCATCAAAACCAGCACGGTTACGACGGATAGCACGGGCTACAGCTTCAACTGCCTTATCTTGACCGATTACCTTATCTTGCAGACGATGAGCCATATCTTTCAGACGTTCGATGTCTGATGCTCCCATTTGTGACACTGGAATACCGGTCATTCGTTCTACAGACTCAGCCACATCGTTGACACTTGCAGTCACCTTCATATCTTCTGTGTGGTTTTCGATTTTCTTTTCCAATTCTGCGATGCGTGTTTTATAGTTTAGAGCTGCTTCAAAATCTTCTGCCTCAACTGCTTTTTCTTGTTTGTCTTTTTCTGCCTCAATTTCACGTTCAACAGCATGCACATCTGTTACTGGATGTTGAGCTGCCAAGTGAGCTGCCGTTACATCCACAAGGTCGATAGCCTTATCTGGCAAGCTACGTTGAGGAATATACTGAACAGAATAATCCACCGCTGCTTTCAAAACTTCGTCTGGCAAGATGACATTGTGATGTTGCTGATAGAGGTCACGAATTCCTTGAAGGATTTTATATGTATCCTCTGCTGAAGGAGCATTGACCTTGACTTCGTTGAAACGACGAGCAAGAGCTGCATTCTTCAAAATAGTGTTACGATATTCGTCTTGAGTCGTTGCCCCAATCACTGTCAATTCCCCACGAGAGAGGGCTGGCTTGAGAATATCCGCAAGCCCCTTAGATCCACTATCTCCACCAGTGCTACCAGCACCGAGAATTTGATGAATTTCATCAAAGAAGAGAATGATATTTCCCGCTTCTTTTACTTCATTGACTAAGTTTTGAACGTTTTCTTCAAAACTACCACGGTATTGGGTACCAGCCTCAAGACCTGAGATATCAATGGAAATAATTTCTTTATTCTTAATGGCAGCTGGAACGTCACCGTTCACGATAGCTTGGGCCAATCCTTCTACTACTGCAGTTTTACCAACACCTGCGTCTCCAACTAAAACAGGATTGTTCTTGGTGCGACGAGAAAGAATTTCAGATGTTTCTTGAATTTCCTTGTTTCGTCCGATAACAGGATCCAGCTTGCCCTCACGCGCTTCTGCAGTCAAGTTTCGACCTAGTTTTGCAAGGACACCGTCTTGTTTCATGCCTGACGTATGTTGTGGCATTTGTCCATCAGATTCTGCATTTCCTGGCAATTGGCCAGTTGCACGATAGTGAGCAAATTCCTCAGGTGTGACTTCACGTCCATTAATCAAGTAACGGCGATTTTCAGAACTATATCCTCGCATACCACCCATCAATTGGTTAAATAAATCATCCATGTTGTTAAAATTATTAAAGTTGTTGTTCATATTCTTTACCTCTTTTTGTTATTCATTATCACTGATATTGACTATCTTTGACCTTTGTTTTAAAAAATTTAGACTAGCTAGATTGCTACTCTACGTACTATTTCTGGTTTTTCTTTTTCAAGCAGGAGTAGACTATCTTTACTTCTAAAGATTTCTAGATTAAACATAGACCCCACCTCTTTCTATTTTACTTTAAATAAGTGTTCTAGTAAGGCTTTCATTTACCTTACGTTCATAATATACTACATTAGTCAGAAAAGGTCAAGTATTTTGACTTTAATTGACCAATATTTTTTAAAAAGCAAAAACACCCTGAAACATCAGGGTGCCATTCTTACATCAAATATAAAATTGCTAACGTTAAGAGACTTGCTAGAAGCCCCACTCCCCAAAATAAGAAGTCAACCTTCCACTCGCTCCAAGGATTTCCTTTACCAGACAATCCTCCAAGTTCAAAATGGTGATGCACAGGCGTCATACGGAAAATACGTTTGCCACCAGTCATTTTGAAATAGCCGACTTGCATCATGACCGAAGTTGTTTCAAAGACATAAACAATTCCGATAATCAAGAGAGTCCATTCTTGGTGAAGGGCCATAGAGATAGCTGCCAGCATTCCACCGAGCGCCAAACTTCCCACATCTCCCATGAAGACTTTAGCAGGCTTATGGTTAAAGACAAAGAAACCAAGCAAACCACCAATCATGGCAAGAATCACTAGAAGGATATCCATCTGACCTTGCATATAGGCAATAACTCCATAGGCAGACAAACTAATCACAACGGAAATACTAGCTAAACCGTCAATGCCGTCTGTCAAGTTTACTGCGTTTGAAAAACCGACTAGCCAGAAAAGAGCGAAGACAATATAGAAAATCCCTAGATGCACTTGGTAGCCAAAGACAGAAAGCATATCTCCACCACGCTCATAGAAAAGGTAGAAGATAACTCCACCTAGAAGCTGAAGAGCCAATTTCTGCTTGGGATTAAGCCCCTCATTGATCTTGCGGAAAACCTTGAGGAAGTCATCTAAAAAACCAACCAAGCCATACAAGACCAAAATAAACAAAATCATACCAACATTATTGGTCAATTGTTTTGAAAAAAGAGCAACGAGGAAACTCACCACTACTGCAGCAATTAAGAAAACCAAACCTCCCATTGTAGGAGTCCCAGCTTTTGCCTGGTGCTGTTTGACATCCTCATGCATCTGCTGGCCTGTAATTTGCGCCTTTCTATAAAATTGGATAAAGGCCGGAATTCCTACTAAAGTTAGTAAAAATGTCACAATTCCAGCACTGATAGAAATAAACATATTAGTCTCCTAAAGTTAATTTAATTTTTTTAATGTTTTTGATAGCTGTATTAGTCCGAACATCTTGCTTCTGAACGATGGAACCTGACCCTTCAAATTCCAGCTCAATATCCAACCATTTAGCAAAGGTTTCAGCAGTCTCTTTTTTCCAGCCATACATGTCTGGAATTTCTTCTACCTTATCCGATAAAAGGAGAACTTGTTGGTTTGGTGCAAGATTGGTCCCTTCTTCTACAGAAGTCTCTTTAATCTTTGTTCCAGTACCTACAACGATTGGTTGCACAATATTTCGGCGTAAGGCTTCCGCCAACTCACCAGGTGAAATATCCTTGATGCTAGGCATTGCATAAGAAGATTCTGTCGTAACTTTATCTAAATTCTTGGCTGGAGATTGAAGATTGAGAGATTCTTTCATAGCTGAAGCCCGCTCCAAGATTGGGTTGGCAAATTCTCCCAATTGGATACCTGAATAATGTTCAGGCTGTTGAACCGTTACATACAAGATAAAATCAGGATTCTCAGCAGGGTTCATAGCCACAACCGAGAAAATGTAGTTGGTAGAACCAACCAAGTAGCCTCCATTTTTCTCGTCAGCAATTTGGGCTGTACCAGACTTGAGGGCTACATTTTGACCTGGAACATTGACAGTTGCTTTTCCTGTACTATGATTATACATAGTTCCATATCTAGGATCCGTTCCTACCAAGACCATGTGAGTCCGAGTTTGGCTAGCCGCATCTTTCGAAACTGGATTCCCTACAATTTCTTTTTGAGATTTACGAGCGGTTTGATCATTTGGATCATACAAAGCTGTAATAAATTTCGGCTCTAACATGACGCCATCATTGGCAATGGCTGTAAAAGCACGTAGCATCTGGGTCTGCGTTACAGAAATCCCCTGACCAAATGCACTCATGGCAATATTGACAATATTATCAGCTGGAAGTTGACCAGCGTATTCATCTGTCAAGCCAAAGCGAGTTGGGACCCCAAATTTAAAGCGGTTTAGATAATCCAACCAAGTAGTATCTCCCATTTTTTGTTCAAGTAGACTCATTCCAACATTACTGGAGTGAGCGAAACCTTGTAAGAAAGTCATCATCCCACCAGTAGTCAAACCATCATTAACATCCCAATCTCGAATCGTCACATCCGCTATTTTTAATTCACTGCTATTGAAGTATTCTCCACTTGGGAAGGTATTATTATCAATAGAAGAAGCTAACGTCATAACCTTCATGGCTGATCCTGGTTCATAGTTACTTTGATAAAGGATATCACGCCAAACAAAGTCCTTAGTGATTCCTTCTTTAGTATCTGCATTAAAGGTCGGTCGTTGAGTGGTAGCAAGGATTTCACCAGTCTTGGCACTGACCAAGGTCGCGGTCATGTACTTACCTTTTACTTTTTCTAAAAAGGCATCCATCTGGGTTTCCATGAAAGATTGGAGCGGGCTAGACAATGTTGTATAAACATCCTTGCCATCTACAGTCTGCTGCGCTACCTGTTCTGTACCGGGTACGATATTTCCTACACGGTCTTTTTCATAGGTAATAATTCCGTCTGTACCAGCAAGAATGGTATTCAAAGAACTCTCCAAACCAGAAGTTCCTAACAAACTCTTGCTGCCATCTTCATTTTCATGAAGTTGGGCTAAACCAATAAAACTAGAAGCAAATTGGCCATTTGGATAGCTTCTGTTAGGGCTCGTTGTAAAGTCAATTCCTTCCACACTAGCATCTTTTAAATCTTTTTTAATGGCCATCATATTGGCATAGGTAATCCCATTTCCTTTGGCACCAAAGGAAACCTGGGTCAGATTTGGTTGAGCCAGTTGCTCTTTCACATAAGCTTCATCCATATCCAAATACTTATGGAAAACTTCAGCTACCTTATTAAACTGCGAATCCTCTACATAAAGAATTTTACCCGTTGCTGACTTGTATTTTTTATCAATAACAGCATAGACATTATAAGAGGTCGCATCTTCTGCGATAGGCACTCCATTTCGGTCATAGATCGTCCCGCGTTTGGCAGGTACTGTTCGAGTTGTCTGGTGAACTTTTCTAGCCTCTTTTACCAAGTCAGTACCAAATATATTACCTTTTGCAATAATATAAGCAAAATTGGCCAAAAAGAGACCAAAAAGGGCAACCGCTACAAAGCTGAGGTACTTGCCAACTATCCTGCGGTTTTTTGCTGGAGATTTACGATTTTTTATCGCAAATCGGGTTATTTTTTCTGTCCATTTCATATCTTACTCCGCTGTTCGGATATTTTCATTATTCAATTTCAAATCTTTTTTATCTGCAATCTCTTTCAAGCGCTCTGAACGAATCAATTCATTCACTTCCTGCTTAGCATCATCGAGCTCTGTCTTCTTTTCCTCTATCTGCGCATTGATTTTTGTTAAATCACTTTGCACTTGCAAGAGTCGTGTCTGCATAAAGATAATGCTCACTGCTAAAACGAGAGCCGTAAAAGCGATGGAAAGATAAAAAGCCTTCTCCACACGTGAGAATTTTTTTATACGATTCTGCAAGAATTGACTGGTTGTTTCTTTCTTATCTACCATTTTTTCCTCTTACTTGTGAATTTTTCTGGCCACGCGCAACTTGGCTGAGTGCGAGCGGTTATTGGCTTCTAATTCTTCTGCACTTGGCAAGATTGGCTTACGGGATACTAATTCCATCTTGGGCTTGAGATCATCTGGGATGAAAGGCAAACCTTTGGGAACTTCAACTGTTGAAGCCTCCTTGAACAATTGCTTAGTCAAGCGGTCTTCCAAGGAATGAAAGGTAATCACTGAAATTCTACCATCTAGAGCCAACATCTCCATAGCCTGCTGGATAGATTCATCTGCTGCTCCCAGTTCATCATTGACTTCAATCCGAATAGCCTGGAAAATCTGCTTGGCAGGATGGCCCTTCTTCTTGAGCTCCTTGGCAGGTTTAGCCGACTTGATAATCTCTGCCAACTCCGTCGTTGTCTCGATTGGCTTGACTTCACGTGCTTGTTCAATCTTACGGGCAATCTGTTTAGAGAATTTATCCTCACCATACTTGAAGAAAATACGAACCAAGTCATGATAGTCATAGTGGTTCACCACTTCATAGGCTGTCAGACTAGCATCCTGATTCATGCGCATGTCCAGTGGCGCATCCTTTTTATAAGAAAAACCACGCTCACGCTGGTCCAATTGAGGACTAGACACTCCCAAGTCATAACAAATTCCATCAATTTCCTGAACACCAGCTTCGCGCAAACGTGCCT contains the following coding sequences:
- a CDS encoding ATP-dependent Clp protease ATP-binding subunit produces the protein MNNNFNNFNNMDDLFNQLMGGMRGYSSENRRYLINGREVTPEEFAHYRATGQLPGNAESDGQMPQHTSGMKQDGVLAKLGRNLTAEAREGKLDPVIGRNKEIQETSEILSRRTKNNPVLVGDAGVGKTAVVEGLAQAIVNGDVPAAIKNKEIISIDISGLEAGTQYRGSFEENVQNLVNEVKEAGNIILFFDEIHQILGAGSTGGDSGSKGLADILKPALSRGELTVIGATTQDEYRNTILKNAALARRFNEVKVNAPSAEDTYKILQGIRDLYQQHHNVILPDEVLKAAVDYSVQYIPQRSLPDKAIDLVDVTAAHLAAQHPVTDVHAVEREIEAEKDKQEKAVEAEDFEAALNYKTRIAELEKKIENHTEDMKVTASVNDVAESVERMTGIPVSQMGASDIERLKDMAHRLQDKVIGQDKAVEAVARAIRRNRAGFDEGNRPIGSFLFVGPTGVGKTELAKQLALDMFGTKDAIIRLDMSEYSDRTAVSKLIGTTAGYVGYDDNSNTLTERVRRNPYSIILLDEIEKADPQVITLLLQVLDDGRLTDGQGNTVNFKNTVIIATSNAGFGYEANLTEDADKPELMDRLKPFFRPEFLNRFNAVIEFSHLTKEDLSKIVDLMLAEVNQTLAKKDIDLVVSQAAKDYITEEGYDEVMGVRPLRRVVEQEIRDKVTDFHLDHLDAKHLEADMEDGVLVIREKA
- the mraY gene encoding phospho-N-acetylmuramoyl-pentapeptide-transferase — protein: MFISISAGIVTFLLTLVGIPAFIQFYRKAQITGQQMHEDVKQHQAKAGTPTMGGLVFLIAAVVVSFLVALFSKQLTNNVGMILFILVLYGLVGFLDDFLKVFRKINEGLNPKQKLALQLLGGVIFYLFYERGGDMLSVFGYQVHLGIFYIVFALFWLVGFSNAVNLTDGIDGLASISVVISLSAYGVIAYMQGQMDILLVILAMIGGLLGFFVFNHKPAKVFMGDVGSLALGGMLAAISMALHQEWTLLIIGIVYVFETTSVMMQVGYFKMTGGKRIFRMTPVHHHFELGGLSGKGNPWSEWKVDFLFWGVGLLASLLTLAILYLM
- the pbp2X gene encoding penicillin-binding protein PBP2X, which codes for MKWTEKITRFAIKNRKSPAKNRRIVGKYLSFVAVALFGLFLANFAYIIAKGNIFGTDLVKEARKVHQTTRTVPAKRGTIYDRNGVPIAEDATSYNVYAVIDKKYKSATGKILYVEDSQFNKVAEVFHKYLDMDEAYVKEQLAQPNLTQVSFGAKGNGITYANMMAIKKDLKDASVEGIDFTTSPNRSYPNGQFASSFIGLAQLHENEDGSKSLLGTSGLESSLNTILAGTDGIITYEKDRVGNIVPGTEQVAQQTVDGKDVYTTLSSPLQSFMETQMDAFLEKVKGKYMTATLVSAKTGEILATTQRPTFNADTKEGITKDFVWRDILYQSNYEPGSAMKVMTLASSIDNNTFPSGEYFNSSELKIADVTIRDWDVNDGLTTGGMMTFLQGFAHSSNVGMSLLEQKMGDTTWLDYLNRFKFGVPTRFGLTDEYAGQLPADNIVNIAMSAFGQGISVTQTQMLRAFTAIANDGVMLEPKFITALYDPNDQTARKSQKEIVGNPVSKDAASQTRTHMVLVGTDPRYGTMYNHSTGKATVNVPGQNVALKSGTAQIADEKNGGYLVGSTNYIFSVVAMNPAENPDFILYVTVQQPEHYSGIQLGEFANPILERASAMKESLNLQSPAKNLDKVTTESSYAMPSIKDISPGELAEALRRNIVQPIVVGTGTKIKETSVEEGTNLAPNQQVLLLSDKVEEIPDMYGWKKETAETFAKWLDIELEFEGSGSIVQKQDVRTNTAIKNIKKIKLTLGD
- the ftsL gene encoding cell division protein FtsL — translated: MVDKKETTSQFLQNRIKKFSRVEKAFYLSIAFTALVLAVSIIFMQTRLLQVQSDLTKINAQIEEKKTELDDAKQEVNELIRSERLKEIADKKDLKLNNENIRTAE
- the rsmH gene encoding 16S rRNA (cytosine(1402)-N(4))-methyltransferase RsmH, giving the protein MTKEFHHVTVLLHETIDMLDVKPDGIYVDATLGGAGHSEYLLSKLSEKGHLYAFDQDQNAINNAQKRLASYIEKGMVTFIKDNFRHLQARLREAGVQEIDGICYDLGVSSPQLDQRERGFSYKKDAPLDMRMNQDASLTAYEVVNHYDYHDLVRIFFKYGEDKFSKQIARKIEQAREVKPIETTTELAEIIKSAKPAKELKKKGHPAKQIFQAIRIEVNDELGAADESIQQAMEMLALDGRISVITFHSLEDRLTKQLFKEASTVEVPKGLPFIPDDLKPKMELVSRKPILPSAEELEANNRSHSAKLRVARKIHK